A genomic segment from Triticum dicoccoides isolate Atlit2015 ecotype Zavitan chromosome 1A, WEW_v2.0, whole genome shotgun sequence encodes:
- the LOC119288432 gene encoding probable choline kinase 2 encodes MVAIEGQSLAETAAASAVAAAAPAGLPKEARGLLHELAAEWADVADCRALEVVPLKGAMTNEVYQVRWLTGGGAGGGEEKGEGEYRKVLMRVYGEGVEVFFDREDEVRTFECMSRHGHGPRLLGRFPTGRVEEFIHARTLSAVDLHDPEISAIIASKLREFHHLDMPGPKRVLMWDRLRNWLKTAKSVCPSDEAKEFRLDSLEKEINALESEFSGEDQCIGFCHNDLQYGNIMIDEETKALTIIDYEYASFNPIAFDIANHFCEMAADYHSEEPHILDYTKYPDVDERKRFVQTYLSSSGEEPDAEKIKDLMNNIEKYTLASHLVWGLWGIISEHVNDIDFDYMEYARQRLAQYWLKKPEILSCRVDDE; translated from the exons ATGGTGGCGATCGAGGGCCAGAGCCTGGCGGAGACGGCCGCGgcatcggcggtggcggcggcggcgccggcggggctCCCGAAGGAGGCGCGGGGGCTGCTGCACGAGCTGGCGGCGGAGTGGGCGGACGTGGCCGACTGCCGCGCGCTGGAGGTGGTGCCGCTCAAGGGCGCCATGACCAACGAGGTGTACCAGGTGCGCTGGCtcaccggcggcggcgcgggcggcggcgaggagaagGGGGAGGGCGAGTACCGGAAGGTGCTGATGCGGGTGTACGGCGAGGGCGTGGAGGTCTTCTTCGACCGGGAGGACGAGGTGCGCACGTTCGAGTGCATGTCCCGCCACGGCCACGGCCCGCGCCTCCTCGGCCGCTTCCCCACCGGCCGCGTCGAGGAGTTCATCCACGCCAGG ACACTTTCAGCTGTTGACCTGCATGATCCAGAGATTTCAGCTATTATAGCATCCAAATTGAGGGAGTTCCACCACCTTGACATGCCAGGTCCAAAACGTGTCCTCATGTGGGATAGATTGAG GAACTGGCTCAAAACTGCCAAGAGCGTCTGCCCCTCTGACGAAGCCAAAGAGTTCCGTTTGGATAGCCTGGAGAAGGAGATCAATGCATTGGAGAGTGAATTTTCGGGGGAAGACCAGTGCATAGGATTTTGCCACAATGATCTCCAGTATGGCAATATCATGATTGATGAAGAGACCAAAGCACTGACCATCATT GACTACGAGTATGCAAGCTTTAACCCAATTGCTTTTGATATCGCAAACCATTTCTGCGAGATGGCTGCGGACTACCATTCAGAAGAGCCTCACATACTGGACTACACAAAATATCCAG ATGTCGATGAGCGGAAGAGGTTTGTGCAGACCTACCTGAGCTCTTCAG GTGAGGAGCCTGACGCAGAAAAGATCAAGGATCTGATGAATAACATTGAGAAGTACACACTCGCCAGCCATCTCGTCTGGGGCCTCTGGGGAATAATTTCG GAACACGTCAACGATATCGACTTCGACTACATGGAGTATGCGCGGCAGAGGCTTGCGCAATACTGGCTGAAGAAACCCGAGATTCTATCCTGCCGTGTTGATGATGAATGA